A stretch of DNA from Odontesthes bonariensis isolate fOdoBon6 chromosome 5, fOdoBon6.hap1, whole genome shotgun sequence:
GGTCCTGCTCACCAGTATTTACTGCTGAGGTTGTGTAATTATAGTAGTGTAATGGTTGTGACACAAAAGGGTTCTGAAGGCAGGGTAAAAAATTCCTTCTTAGATTTAAACTCGTGTCTCGTGATAACACGGGCACGGTGTTAGTgttattctgtttttttgtgttatccCCAACCTCAGCTCCTTTACCTGGGCCAGATggctccatgtttttttttcctttaccaCTGATAAACCCAGAATCCTGGCACATGTACGCTGTGACACCTCTGTGGGTGGGAAAGGAAACTGGCATGACGACGGCTTGACATGCCCAGCGGGAGACACCAGAGGTCGTAACCATGGAGACGAGTCTTTTTGTGTCACCTCCTTGTAAATTTGCTCCACTGTTGGAATTGGTGGTAGCTTCGTGGTGTCATGTACATTGACATGATAGGATTAGAGTCCAATCTGCTTCTGACTGTTCAAACTATACACAAAACCCTTTTTTTGATTTTCATCAAAcctcttttccttcagaattAAATAACATTCAGATTTGTCAAACTGCTGTTCCTCTGAATAAAATCagtttgtttaattttgtgaaAATGAATTTGTTGAGTACATATTTTGTATATTTAGCCACGATGCCCACTTGAtctctttatttttgtgccaAATAAAAGGAAATATTTGTTCTTTAGTATCTGTATTAGTAGTTCAAAAGGAAGTTGGCCTattgaatcttttctttttatgcatTAACAGCACGGTAAAATTGAACAAtttctctctaaaaaaaaaccAGGCATTTTATTGAATAGTGAGCAGTGAgacatgaattgatttgaggaATGAGGAGATGAATAAAAACAGTGGGAAATCAGCATAGCTCTTTGCCTCACAGCGCAGAAGTTGTTTACTTATTCTTTTCTTACAGTGAGGAAACAAAGAACCTTGATGTGAGCATTAAAATAATCCTTCCATCCTCTTTTCCCTTTTCCTTTATCCTTTATCACCTCTCGTCATCCCTTCATCGATATGCTCACCTCCTCCTTTGCAGGTATTACTACAACAAGCGGATTTTGCACAAAACCAAAGGGAAGCGTTTCACCTACAAGTTTAACTTCAGTAAGGTGGTGCTGGTGAACTACCCCATCCTGGACATGGCCAACTCTCCCTTCTTTCTGGCCCAGAACCACTTCAACGGGGGCTCTGCCACACCAGACTGCAGCCCAGAGGTATGAAAGCAAGGATGGAGAGTGGCTATATTACACAAATaaacaacatgaacataaatgtATTGAGCAACTAAATCAGGAAATGAGACTAATACTGGAGGTTGAAATCTAAATGATAGAATAGTTGATCTCAAATGAAGAGGCATTAAATAGAACGAATACAAAGAAGTGATACAAACCTGGAGCAAAGAAGAAAATGCAGCCAAACGGCTTCCTCCACgccttaattttttattaaCAATGATTTCATTCCAGCAACTGAAATCCACTTCACTCTTGTGATTTTTGCTGTTATATTTCTCAGGCCCCTGCTGCGAgctccctttttcttttcttttttttacaagagaATGGTGGTTCTCATCGTTGCTATCTTTTATTCATCATCTCTAATGGTGGTCATAATAGCTTACCGTTCACTTATCATTTGCCCTGAGAGATTGTAAAATTTTCACAGAGATAAATTGTGTCGGAACACAGAGAGAGCACAGCGTGAACCTAAATGTCCTAAATTGGATAGAGAAATAATGCTTTGACTTTACTTGTGTATCTATTAACGTGCTAAGATATtaaagagaaatttaaaaaaatgaacaaatcaaTTAAATGTTTCAAATTTGACTCTAAATTATGGATTTAGGAGCTGAAATTGTCGAAGAAGGCCATTTTTCTTTACTTGGATGTAAGTGTGGGTGTGCAGACGATTTCATCCTAGACAACTAACGTCCTGGAAAGTAACTTGAAAGTACAGTTGAAGGAAGAATCATCCATCATTTGTCTGTGCCATCCTTAAGACGGGATAAGGAGATGCAGAGTCTGAAGGAGAGCGAGCAGGGGGACGGTTTAAACTCACccttaaaacaaaagaagacatTATCCCCTCATTCTCTCATCCCTGTCTCCGATGGCATATCCATCTGTCATCGattgaaaatgaaagaaatagaACGCAAAGGGGTCGCGTCAGATCAGATCAATGGCGGGTCATTAATGCGGTTTGTTAAGCAACGCAGATCTCGCAGCTTGGAAGTACAGTCTTGCCTTTCAAACTTGGGGCTGCCGGGGTGACAGATACAATTGATCCACAATCACACTAGGGGAGAAAAAATCCCCCCTTTGTCCCCTTGATTCCCAAGATTCAACTGTTACACTTACTCTACCTCGTCTTACGCTCCCTCACATATTCCAAACTGAAAAAATAGGTTTACACACGGACTCCCAGACACACACAGCTGCCCTACTTCCTGAGAGGATGTCATTCTCTCACATGTCTCTCCTATTCGTCCTTTGTCCCTTTACACAAACTGGCCGACAGTCCCTCTTTCTTCTTGCCGTTTATCCTTTGTGCTAACAAACTTAATCGCTGCTCTCCATTTGACTCTGTACTTTTCCTGCCTTTGAGTCTCTGAGCCTCTGCGTCTTCCTACCTCCCTTTTTACACCCAGTCCCATGGTGCTCCTTTTTATCCTGTCCTTGCTGCCACCGTGTCCCTGTTTGCATAACACTCTGCATGGTGCTGCTGTCAACATATGACTTTACCCTGCTCGGTGCAAAGGCAGATGTGGTCAatttagcagtttttttttcacagcacaaaataaattttttaacatattttcCTTTCACTTCCTCTCCCCCTTTCTGCCACTCAGGCCATACAGTCCCTGTTTCCTCGTTTGCCTGACACCGGCAGAGGAACGTCCCTGTTTGATCGGGGGACCACGGCACCAGGAGCCGAAGGAGACAAACTGAGACTGGATACATTCCCTTTCCTCAGTTCAGGTGAGCTGAAAGAATGAGAGTAGTTAGTGCCTCTTAAGTGCTGGTGTAAAATCAGAAACTATCCAATAACTCAGAGACATGAGGAGGACAAAGGTAGCTTAAATCGAGTTTGTTTGTGCAGTGtacaggcagaaaacagaccCTAAACAAAGGATGGAGGAGGTGGTAGAGAGGGAAAGGAGGACAGCAGAGAGAGGAATGAGGATATGGGAAGGCATGAACATTTATTGTTAAAGGAAATAAGAGAGATGGCTGTCCCatagcagctgcagtgaggctgTGCTTCAGGTGAGAAAGGCCAGGTTAGCTTGTGAATTATGAATGTCAGCAGTGGAAGGAAACAAGTTTAGAGAGATCATCCAGCTTTTCAGCACCATCATTCACATTTGTCCTCCTTTGTCTCAACACATGAGCACCAATGAACGCAACTCGGAACAGCCGGTGCATTAACACATCCGCTTTTCTTTGTATCTCTGCACACTCTATATGTGCATGAGAATGCACACAAATCTGCAGAGCTCGAGAGGTAGCGTGTAGACAGAATTACTCACACACAGATGCAACCCTCATCACACAACCTGCACCCGCCTTCCTCCTCTCCACTCTGTTTGTCCTCAGGTCCTATTCCCCCCTTCTTCCCTTCtcatcctcctctccctcccatGTGTCCCTGCTGTCCTAATCCCTTCCCAGGCAGGAAGGTCCTAATTGAGGGTGCAGGCTTCAGTTTGTGGCCTGTGGGCGCCCATTACTGTGTTTTCATAAGCAAGTGAGGCCTGCCTGACTGATTCAATATTCATGTGTCTGCCAGCTACTCCTGGCCCAGCACGCAGAGACTTCACCACTGTCAAATTAGCCCTGCATAGTAAATAAGTGAGTGAACGAGAGAAAGAGTGAAGCTGGGAAGGTGGAGGGTGCAGCAGAGACAGAATCTCTGAGTTGGTTGTCATTTGGAAGGAAGTCGAGTGGGTTGAGAGGGAATACTTTTGTTTGTTCATTAAAATTGAATCACCTCAGACTTACCCCCATTTTTGGTTATGGAATGATGCTAACAAGGAACTGAATTAAACTGTGGTGCagtatttgatttaaaaatgtttaatctagtGTGATACAGTGGCATGTCAGAACATGAGATCAACATTATTTCTCAGCCAGGCTTTCAACGCTGCGACTGTGAAAATGTTCCGTCAAATCAGGGGCGGATTTTCttcaaatgtttattttccAACACATAGTGATGATCAGCCATTTGGAAGATTTAAACTCCAACTGATTGCTTTTCACTGCAATGCAGAATCTTTGTGCTCACATCTGTCTCGCAGTAGTGTGAAGTGGGTGTGCTACACAGTACTGGCATGCATAAAAGAACCATCAGATTTTTTGTTGAAAGCAACTGTGCCAGAATTAGCCCCTGTGGCCCCTGATTAGAATTGCTAATACCACTGACTATAATTAGTGTATATGCTTGGATGGTGTATGTCAGGAAACCTTTGCCCCTTCTGAGAGTTAACCTCCATTCTGGATCTTCTCTGTCCTAGGTGCTCCATGCTACTCCAAACCCCCGTCCCTGCTGGGCCCGTACCCTCGAAACCCACCATTTGACTACCCTTGGGGCTTCAACCCCTACCTTCCAGGGGCCTTCTCTCTCAATAACTGCCCCAAACTGCCCCCTGGCTCCCTCTACCCCTCCCagttttaccctaaccctttgcaGAGCAGCCTTTCCCAGCTGCCTCACCCCTTCTCCGCTCTGCTGCCCCCAGGGGAGGCAGGTGGGGGTGAGAGGGGAGCAGCAGGGCAAACTGGTGGGACAAACGGCACGGCGGGCGGTCAGCCAGCCAGACTCTGCCTGCCTCCTTACCCGGGAAGCCTGTTGTTGGGTCGGACAGACATTGGCAGCGGGGCGACActggaggagagggagagggcgGAGGCCAATCCTCCGGGCACGGGGCTGAGTCTAGGGCTGGGAGCGGTCAGCCTGGGagctgggactgggacaggCCAGCAGAGCCCcacagagaggagaggaggggtgAAGCAGGACCCAGAGTCAGACTCAGACCTGGAGATAACGGATCTGAGCGACTGCAGCTCAGAGAATGAAAACGAGCATGAATTCGGCATCCGCAAGGATTCCAGCCTGGCAAACCAATCGCAGCTTGTATTAGATGGAAAGAAAGGGAGTGTGCTGCCGCCCATCACCACTCTTCCCCCGCCAGTGTCCCCTCATCCTCTGAAGAGCCTGATGCCCATCACTCCTCCTCCCCCATCCTTGCCTCCATCTCTTTCCCCTTCCATGGCTCTGCATGAAAGACACAGGGAGACAGAGACTCTTAAAATGATCCACAGCTAAGACATTTTCTGATGCGTCCATCACCTTACCAGTCTGTGCTCCTATaactctcttcttctctcctgtCATTCTGATAAACCTTTTCtgctttaaatgattaaatcttCTGTCACACTCGATGAATAGTTTTTCCAGGAAAAGCAGTTCCGTTCTTTACTTCTAAAACTTTTGTTTGCCTGTTTGCTGTGTAAGTTTTTAACTTTAACAACACTCTGTTACACCGTTGTTTCATCCAGCTTGGAATATATAGGAAGATCAGTTTGCAGCGTGTTGGCTGGCCGTTTCGCCATCTTGTCCTTTCTGTTTTGATCCTTCACACCGAACGTTTGCCCCAGGTTGCCAGCAGAACTCTTCAATTTGTGGTCTGAAGCTGATCGCTGCAGAGAGGGTAACGAGGTGATAAATTACAACACAGCATGGCCTGCCTTGCCAAACATCAACAAACAGCATCCTTCTACGAACATAAAAACAAGAAATGCTTAAATTGATCTAAGTTTTCAGATGTCTTCTAATTCTTGTGATTTATAAATGCTTCAAAGACATATGCAAATATTGCCATCTAGTGGCCATTTTAGTCAAAGAATCACCTTCTCTTTGCGATCCTCTGAGCAAAACTGTTGCCCCTCATTCACTGTTCATTTTGCACTTTTTTAATGTGTCTGTTGTTTTTCGTAGTTTCATTTTAATGCTAAAAATCCATATTTTTAACTGCGTTAAGTGTGTCAGTCTGTGAATATTTAATTTGTCTGGTGGTTtcctgcacattttttattagtattattattattattattattattattattggaaagaaaaagagagcagagggagctgGACCAATTTAAAAATTTGTATTAATATTTCTgtgtatatattttaatatggtGTATATGACATTTAATTATTATTCACTATGATAAGATTTAGCTGTATTGTTGTGATTTAATTCAGTATTTAAACATGTTGGAAAATTATAAGCTTAGGTGTATCAAAGTTTAAATTATTGATGGCAGAAGATCTGCACTCTGAAGATGTTGTTCTATGATGAGGACAGAGTTCATGCTGGGAATTGTCTCTGATTTCCTCAACCCTGTTTAATTGTGCCCTTTGGTCATTTTTGCCAGATGCCCAGTGAACAAACCGTTTGGGTTCTAAAAACACGCTGGTAGACTTATTTTTCTAGTTAGCATTCACCCAGTGTAACTGTACTGTAATTAGTCAAATGTGAATAATATTGGTCTTTgcattttctttcttaaatcctccccaaaaaatgtgttttgattatttttcaatcAATGCAATTCGCCCATGccagtagcagcagcagcagcagcagcagcagggtaaGTTGGATTGCTGCAAGACATTAAGCGTTGGAAAAAATATTTCCAAAAACAGTTTATCTTTGCTCTTCCCCAAATCTAATGAGCAGCATCCCTTCTACTGCCCCGTCTCCCAGCACAGAGTGAGCACTATTGTACAGTTTCTTAACCTTTGCAGCCCATGGTTTGTCAAACAGTGGCGGTTTAACGATCAATTGTGAAAGCTCTATTGTAAAGTTGATGTAAAGCTCTATGTTTATTGAGTTGTTCCGGGAAAAGGCCTCCGTTCACCTCCATGTGAAGTACACTAACCCCAACAGCTGTAAATACCGTTTCCTTTGTGTGCGTATGTGTTTGTACACATCCAAAAATGTCAATGCAGTGAGTTCACCAGTcatctttctttgttttactgtaaagaggaaaaatggaaagtgcaaaaaagaagaaaaagatgaatATCTTCAAAGCAATAAATATTATTCTGGATAGTGGGCTGTTGTTCAGTTTGTTGAATGCATTCATTGTGTGAGAGCAACAACAAGAGGTAAGCGGGCTCAAACATGAAATTTCTGTCGGGGTCTTAGATTTTCATTGCAGTATTTAACCCGATTAATCAGTTAGACAGCTAACTGTTAGTCAGCGAAAGATAATCACTCGTGTTAATGTAAAACTAAATTTCTTTACTACTTGACCTCTTCATATCAACAGTAGTTTTTAGTAAAggtttaataaatatttcagatTTAGCGACCAATATCTGCCGAATATCAGGGCGTTGTGGAGAAATCTGCACTTCGACAATGATTTAATGATTTTGGAATAGTTTTCattcctcaaaaaaaaaacctttgcatATTGAAAGCAACCAGTTTGATTATTTCACGGCAAACTGAGAAAGACTTCTGCTGGGAAGCTTTTTCCTACTTTTGATTGGGTCGTGTTCTTAAAGTGAAAAAATTAATTGAACAATCAGATTACTAAGAGTAATCCACAAACTCTCATGCTGAGAATGTCGTGCACATTTCTGAATTGAAAACGcgcagtaaaaaaataaataaataaaatgaaatcgcATACATTTTTAATCTTACTTTATCATTTATAAATTATGTTGAT
This window harbors:
- the erfl1 gene encoding ETS domain-containing transcription factor ERF-like → MDCNCVSDLLLPPVPALWTPGFAFPDWAYKPESSPGSRQIQLWHFILELLQKEEYQGVIAWQGDYGEFVIKDPDEVARLWGIRKCKPHMNYDKLSRALRYYYNKRILHKTKGKRFTYKFNFSKVVLVNYPILDMANSPFFLAQNHFNGGSATPDCSPEAIQSLFPRLPDTGRGTSLFDRGTTAPGAEGDKLRLDTFPFLSSGAPCYSKPPSLLGPYPRNPPFDYPWGFNPYLPGAFSLNNCPKLPPGSLYPSQFYPNPLQSSLSQLPHPFSALLPPGEAGGGERGAAGQTGGTNGTAGGQPARLCLPPYPGSLLLGRTDIGSGATLEERERAEANPPGTGLSLGLGAVSLGAGTGTGQQSPTERRGGVKQDPESDSDLEITDLSDCSSENENEHEFGIRKDSSLANQSQLVLDGKKGSVLPPITTLPPPVSPHPLKSLMPITPPPPSLPPSLSPSMALHERHRETETLKMIHS